CGGCCTACTGCCTCACCATGAGGGCCTGCAGCTTTTTTCGAGCGCGCAGTTCCAGCATCGCCTCACCACAGGCTTCCTGCAGATCCTTCAGCTGCTTCTCGTATTGCTCGCGAATGTCGAGCGGGTTCGCGCGCAGGGAGTTCTCCATGTCCCGCTTTGCATCCTCGACCCAGCCTTCGATCTCGGAAGGCGTCAGGTCGAACGATCGGCTGGCTTCGGCCACCGTCGTTTTGCCTTGAATGATCTCGATGACCAGCGCCGTCTTCCGCTTGGCCGTCCAACGTTTGATGCTGTCGTCCATTGTCATACTCATTGCCACGTTCTCCTTTGTAGCATGAGCAGGATTTCCGTGGGTCAATACACGCCCTGCTTCAGGATGAACGCCTTCTGCGCCTCCGTGAACTTCGATGACTTCATGCGTTTCCGCTCCTCTTCCAGCCAGGAAAATTTAGCGAAAAACTCCAACTTCAATCGATCCAGTTTTCAGGGGGCAGAGCACGTTCTCAGAGACACCCAACAATTTATGGATTCGAAAGCGAAACTTCACCATGGGCACATGTCAGTTCTTTTGATGAATAAAGACTATATACATCTAAATCTTTATCTTTTGATTCATTAATTTGGCCAACCAAATCAACCTTAGAATCGAACAAAAACAGTGAATCGTATACCCCCTCTTCTTTTTCAAATAAGTATGCGGTCCGAGGCTCCAGATACACCTCCAAAACCACATAATAGCCAAGTTGAGAGCAGAAATTAATTTCTCCAGCCCTCTTAACAGTCGTCCTATCAAATCTGTAGT
The sequence above is drawn from the Thioclava sp. GXIMD4216 genome and encodes:
- a CDS encoding DUF1153 domain-containing protein, yielding MSMTMDDSIKRWTAKRKTALVIEIIQGKTTVAEASRSFDLTPSEIEGWVEDAKRDMENSLRANPLDIREQYEKQLKDLQEACGEAMLELRARKKLQALMVRQ